In Paenibacillus larvae subsp. larvae, the following proteins share a genomic window:
- the mltG gene encoding endolytic transglycosylase MltG, with translation MSVNQTYRPRSKAKKIWLSFLALVMIVVAGSVFYVINALKPLEPSDETKRIEIQLGDGIKTLGNKLEQAGLIKDGTLFYYYSKLKGLGGNIKAGEYELKPGLTYEAILDKFTKGDVMKNSRFTVPEGYTIDQIAEKLKETGVISEEEFLGKVEKAGVEPLTSAIPADIPLKHRLEGYLFPTTYELKKDITADSLIDSMLSTMDKKLKEIPGFNQETLAKLGVNQHQLLTVASLIEREVVVDAERPLVAGVIYNRLSKGMPLQIDATIQYALGKQKERLMESDLNIDSPYNTYTHKGLPPGPIASPSEASIKAALNPEASQYFYYVTKKDGSGAHLFAETYEQHKKNIEESKKNVK, from the coding sequence GTGAGTGTGAACCAAACGTATCGACCAAGGAGCAAAGCGAAGAAAATATGGCTCAGCTTTTTAGCGCTTGTCATGATTGTAGTTGCGGGTTCCGTTTTTTATGTAATAAATGCCCTAAAACCTCTGGAGCCATCGGATGAAACCAAACGTATTGAAATTCAACTGGGAGACGGTATTAAAACTTTGGGAAATAAACTGGAACAGGCCGGGCTTATCAAAGACGGTACTTTATTTTACTATTATTCCAAGCTGAAGGGGCTCGGAGGAAATATAAAGGCAGGGGAGTATGAGTTAAAACCGGGGCTTACCTATGAAGCCATTTTGGACAAGTTTACCAAAGGGGACGTTATGAAAAACAGCCGGTTCACTGTGCCCGAAGGGTATACGATCGACCAGATTGCGGAAAAGCTGAAAGAAACGGGAGTTATTAGCGAAGAAGAGTTCCTCGGCAAGGTGGAAAAAGCAGGGGTTGAGCCGCTTACATCCGCTATTCCCGCAGATATTCCGCTAAAACACCGTCTGGAAGGTTATTTGTTCCCGACGACGTATGAGCTGAAGAAAGATATCACGGCAGACAGCCTGATTGATTCCATGCTTTCCACAATGGATAAAAAATTAAAAGAGATTCCCGGATTTAATCAGGAAACACTGGCTAAACTGGGTGTAAACCAGCATCAGCTGCTCACTGTTGCTTCTTTAATTGAGAGGGAAGTGGTAGTGGATGCGGAACGCCCATTGGTTGCCGGAGTCATTTATAACCGTTTGAGCAAAGGAATGCCCCTGCAAATTGATGCAACAATTCAGTATGCACTGGGCAAACAAAAAGAACGCCTGATGGAATCCGACTTAAATATTGATAGTCCTTATAATACGTATACCCATAAAGGACTTCCTCCGGGACCCATTGCAAGCCCCAGTGAGGCATCCATAAAGGCTGCGCTGAACCCGGAAGCAAGCCAATATTTTTATTATGTAACGAAAAAAGACGGATCAGGTGCACATCTATTTGCTGAAACATACGAACAGCATAAGAAAAATATTGAGGAAAGCAAGAAAAACGTAAAATAA
- a CDS encoding DUF1292 domain-containing protein, translated as MTQEHDQNELEEEREIIYIPDEEGNEEEFEVIMKFQPDDSDKKYIMVAPVEEDEEDAGMVYTFRYEEDENGEDYKLYPIEEDSDEWDMIEEVFNTFMEEDEA; from the coding sequence ATGACCCAGGAACACGATCAAAACGAGTTGGAAGAAGAACGCGAAATTATCTATATTCCGGATGAAGAGGGCAACGAAGAAGAATTTGAAGTCATCATGAAATTTCAGCCGGATGATTCAGATAAGAAATATATTATGGTAGCGCCGGTAGAGGAAGATGAAGAGGATGCCGGTATGGTTTATACTTTCCGTTACGAGGAAGATGAAAACGGAGAAGATTACAAGCTTTATCCGATTGAAGAGGACAGCGACGAATGGGATATGATTGAGGAAGTCTTCAATACCTTTATGGAGGAGGACGAAGCGTGA
- a CDS encoding IreB family regulatory phosphoprotein, with protein sequence MDFMDKTVKFKVKADEIETSPREVILAVYDALQEKGYNPINQIVGYLLSGDPAYIPRHNNARSLIRKRERDELIEELVRHYLKENKQ encoded by the coding sequence ATGGATTTTATGGACAAAACAGTGAAGTTCAAAGTCAAAGCTGATGAAATTGAAACATCACCCAGAGAAGTGATTCTCGCGGTATACGATGCTTTGCAGGAAAAAGGATATAATCCGATCAACCAGATTGTCGGATATTTATTATCTGGAGACCCTGCATACATTCCGCGGCATAACAATGCTCGAAGCCTCATCCGCAAGAGAGAACGTGACGAACTGATTGAAGAACTTGTCCGTCATTATCTCAAGGAGAATAAACAATAA
- a CDS encoding DUF1292 domain-containing protein: MKVTPSSVLRNTFGHDIMLFDGQGQSTEYRLITEFNVNEQPYAVLQSEELRKEKDFAVFRVTLDEQGEPMLEHIEDDDEWETVSEIFDEMSFPEHDEW, encoded by the coding sequence GTGAAGGTCACCCCCAGCTCCGTGTTGCGGAATACGTTTGGACATGATATCATGTTATTTGATGGACAGGGACAATCCACTGAGTACCGTCTGATCACGGAGTTCAATGTGAATGAGCAGCCTTACGCAGTTCTTCAGTCGGAAGAACTGCGTAAAGAGAAGGATTTTGCGGTTTTTCGGGTAACTTTGGATGAGCAGGGTGAACCCATGCTTGAGCACATTGAAGATGACGATGAGTGGGAGACAGTTTCTGAGATTTTTGACGAAATGTCGTTTCCTGAACATGACGAATGGTAA
- a CDS encoding peptidase U32 family protein, translating into MSKKPELLVTAGSFEELKRYIEAGADAVAVGEETYGLRLPGNMVVKDLEQAVPWAHEHGAKIYGVVNHLFDNERANMLDAYLIRLHELKVDGVVFGDPAVIMAIQENNLNLPLHWNTEMTTTNYETANYWGKQGAVRAVLARELNLEEVLEFKKHAKVEVQVQVHGMTNIYHSKRDLLHVYASHQGKNASHLDTSKERGLFLIEHERREEKLPVYEDSNGTHVMSSDDICMLEDLHELLAGEIDSLKIECLLKSPEYNETVIRSYRAAIDSYAQDPESYVFKEEWLEQIQQLQDPDRELTFGFFYKEQVY; encoded by the coding sequence ATGAGCAAAAAACCGGAGCTGCTGGTTACCGCCGGTTCTTTCGAAGAGTTGAAAAGATATATAGAAGCCGGTGCAGATGCCGTGGCCGTCGGGGAAGAAACATACGGCCTGCGCCTTCCCGGAAATATGGTTGTGAAAGATTTGGAACAGGCTGTGCCCTGGGCTCATGAACACGGAGCCAAAATATATGGGGTAGTTAATCATTTGTTTGATAATGAACGGGCCAATATGCTGGATGCCTATCTGATCCGTCTTCATGAATTGAAGGTAGATGGCGTTGTCTTTGGGGACCCTGCTGTCATTATGGCGATTCAGGAGAATAATCTGAATTTGCCACTGCACTGGAATACGGAAATGACCACTACTAATTATGAAACAGCCAATTATTGGGGAAAACAGGGAGCAGTCAGAGCTGTATTAGCCAGAGAGTTGAATCTGGAGGAAGTCCTTGAATTTAAAAAGCACGCTAAAGTAGAGGTTCAGGTTCAAGTACATGGGATGACGAATATTTATCATTCCAAACGGGATTTGCTGCATGTGTATGCTTCCCATCAGGGAAAGAATGCGTCTCATTTGGATACGTCTAAGGAGCGGGGGCTTTTCCTGATTGAACATGAACGCAGGGAAGAGAAATTGCCGGTGTATGAGGACAGCAACGGTACCCATGTAATGAGTTCGGATGATATCTGTATGCTGGAGGACTTGCATGAGCTTCTGGCAGGGGAAATAGACAGCCTCAAGATTGAGTGTCTGCTGAAAAGCCCCGAATATAACGAAACGGTTATCCGGAGCTATCGGGCGGCTATTGACTCTTATGCCCAGGATCCTGAAAGTTATGTATTCAAGGAGGAGTGGCTGGAACAGATTCAACAACTGCAAGATCCGGATCGTGAACTAACTTTCGGCTTTTTCTATAAAGAGCAAGTGTATTGA
- the ruvX gene encoding Holliday junction resolvase RuvX produces MRKMGLDYGDRTIGVAVSDLLGLTAQGVEVIRRKKQEEDLARIGELIREYEVSELVVGLPKNMNGTIGPRGELCQEFAGLLKRQFGLPVHLWDERLTTVSATRTLLEADVSRKKRKQVVDKMAAALILQGYMDSKG; encoded by the coding sequence ATGAGAAAAATGGGACTAGACTATGGGGACCGGACCATTGGGGTGGCGGTTAGCGACTTGCTCGGACTTACCGCCCAAGGCGTGGAAGTAATCCGCCGTAAAAAGCAGGAGGAAGACCTTGCGAGGATAGGTGAACTGATCCGAGAATATGAAGTCAGTGAACTGGTGGTCGGATTGCCGAAAAACATGAACGGTACCATTGGCCCCCGCGGCGAACTCTGTCAGGAATTTGCCGGCCTGTTAAAACGGCAATTTGGGCTTCCGGTTCATCTTTGGGATGAACGGCTCACGACCGTATCAGCTACGCGTACTTTACTTGAGGCAGATGTCAGCCGTAAAAAGCGTAAGCAGGTTGTCGATAAAATGGCAGCGGCTCTCATATTGCAAGGCTATATGGATTCTAAAGGATGA